In one window of Bacteroidota bacterium DNA:
- a CDS encoding restriction endonuclease subunit S: MPDLPEGWSESALGDVVTLKRGYDLPKRSRREGPVPVISSSGYSGNHNEAKVDAPGVVTGRYGTIGEVYYIEENFWPLNTALYVRSFHGNDPLFISYFLRTLNFEAYTDKAAVPGINRNHLHQERVVIPEPEEQQRIASVLRLLDDRIALNRRMNRTLEALAASLFRQRFVAFEGQGPLVDSGTPLRAIPEGWVVRPIGDVLKTVGGSTPSTKVAEFWDGGSVHWTTPKDLSSLDTPVLLDTARQITEAGLAKISSGLLPAGTVLMSSRAPVGYLAIAEIPVAVNQGYIAFPPSDEFSNLFILFWLRANMDRIVGRAGGTTFKEISKRGFRPMLMAVPPAELRAEFETVARPLYDRIVANEKQSRTLAALRDELLPELISGRLRVPETLDDLI, from the coding sequence ATGCCTGATCTTCCCGAAGGCTGGTCAGAGTCCGCCCTCGGCGATGTCGTTACGCTGAAGCGTGGATACGATCTCCCCAAGCGCTCCCGTCGCGAGGGACCGGTCCCTGTAATTTCGTCTTCGGGGTATTCGGGAAATCACAACGAGGCGAAGGTCGATGCCCCCGGGGTCGTTACTGGGCGATATGGTACAATCGGCGAGGTCTACTACATCGAAGAGAATTTCTGGCCCCTCAACACGGCGCTCTATGTCCGATCCTTTCATGGAAACGATCCGCTGTTCATTTCCTACTTTTTGCGGACTCTGAACTTTGAAGCGTACACGGACAAGGCGGCAGTTCCCGGCATCAACCGAAATCACTTGCACCAGGAGCGCGTCGTTATTCCTGAGCCGGAGGAGCAGCAACGGATCGCCTCTGTGCTCCGGCTGCTCGACGACCGGATTGCGCTGAACCGGCGGATGAACCGGACGCTGGAGGCGCTCGCAGCTTCGCTCTTCCGCCAGCGCTTCGTGGCCTTCGAGGGGCAGGGGCCGCTCGTGGACTCCGGCACGCCGCTCAGAGCCATCCCGGAGGGGTGGGTGGTCCGGCCCATCGGGGACGTACTCAAAACGGTCGGCGGCTCCACGCCGAGTACCAAGGTGGCTGAGTTCTGGGATGGAGGTTCCGTTCACTGGACCACACCCAAAGACCTCTCTTCGCTGGATACTCCGGTCTTGCTCGACACCGCTCGCCAGATCACCGAGGCAGGGCTTGCCAAGATCAGTTCTGGCTTACTTCCAGCGGGAACGGTGTTGATGTCCTCCCGCGCTCCCGTCGGCTACCTCGCCATCGCAGAGATTCCTGTTGCCGTCAACCAGGGCTATATCGCCTTCCCGCCATCCGACGAGTTCAGCAACCTTTTCATTCTCTTCTGGCTCCGCGCCAACATGGACCGGATCGTCGGGCGCGCAGGCGGAACTACGTTCAAGGAAATCAGCAAGCGAGGCTTTCGTCCTATGCTCATGGCCGTCCCACCGGCTGAGCTACGTGCTGAGTTTGAAACCGTGGCTCGCCCGCTCTACGACCGAATCGTAGCGAATGAGAAGCAGAGCCGGACACTGGCGGCGCTGCGGGACGAGCTGCTGCCGGAGCTGATCTCGGGTCGCCTCCGCGTACCCGAGACACTGGACGACCTCATTTGA
- a CDS encoding type I restriction endonuclease subunit R, which translates to MSQRVTENTVEEAAIAYFAGETKAAGQTLEGLGYAYQPGLAVEDERGGPAGVVLERRFRAALQRLNPDLSSDTLDLAAREVLQPQSAALDEANRRFTRQLQRGVEVEVRTEHGTRGARVRLVDYDNAEANDWLVVNQLTVEEQTANRNVRRPDLVVYLNGLPVAVAELKNVAGSKTELADAWQQFETYKDQIPSLFVYNVALVLSDGRQAHVGSLTAPLRRFGPWRTMPDGSVAPEAAPALRTLVEGFFAPAAFLDVARHFQVWETDPDSGRLVKKLAADHQRRAVNRALGEIKTAIAEDSARGGVVWHTQGSGKSVSMAFLAAKALVTPSLKTPTVLVLTDRTALDDQLFGQFAAVRDLLPAPEQAETREHLRDLLATRAGGIVFSTLQKFGTRKDEAMPVLTERRNVIVLADEAHRSHYDFTDGLARNLRDALPHATFVGFTGTPLELSDRSTSNVFGDYVDTYTISEAIADDVIVPLSYENRLATLDLPEEAESFLDEGFEEVTEDQEIFDVARIQRKWKQLEAVVGLPARLRVVAKDIVAHYERRIETLEGKAMVVGMSRRICAELYREIVKLRPEWHSDKDEEGQIKVVITGSASDEALIAQHVRSKARRAVIEKRFKEPIGEVERRNAEARQQAEELGQPPPAPEVPLRLVIVRDMWLTGFDVPSAHTLYVDKPMQGHSLMQAIARVNRVFADKPGGLIVDYIGLADPLRKAVETYSRYNDQPTLPIDEALGALRTAVGRVRDLFHGFDLRDRYVEGGQTERVEVYNEALDHLFGLGTATDERGRERTGPERYHDAMASLRKAAGLALHLEAARDLRDEIALYEQLQQSVRKQKKTGGAGASDKRAVDFALRRLVSASVHTDEVVDLFEMAGLEHPDLSILSDAFLERVRAVPHENLQRELLERIVRDQIRSQRRQNVVQADRFSEALKATLNRYHNRSLETAQVIAELIELAKTIRALPDRAAELGLTNDELAFYDALAAQDGVTDVMDDDALGAIAKSLADTIRRSATIDWTKKEAVRARMRARVKRLLRRHGYPPEKQESAVETVIHQAEVLASTTAAS; encoded by the coding sequence ATGAGCCAACGTGTTACCGAGAACACGGTCGAAGAGGCCGCCATCGCCTACTTCGCCGGGGAAACGAAGGCCGCCGGGCAGACGCTCGAAGGACTCGGCTACGCCTACCAGCCCGGCCTCGCCGTCGAGGACGAGCGCGGCGGGCCGGCGGGCGTTGTCCTCGAACGCCGCTTCCGCGCGGCGCTGCAACGCCTCAACCCCGACCTCTCGTCCGACACCCTCGACCTCGCCGCGCGCGAAGTCCTCCAGCCGCAGTCGGCCGCGCTCGACGAGGCCAACCGCCGGTTCACGCGCCAGCTCCAGCGCGGCGTCGAGGTCGAGGTCCGCACCGAGCACGGTACGCGCGGGGCCCGCGTCCGCCTCGTGGACTACGACAACGCAGAGGCCAACGACTGGCTCGTCGTCAACCAGCTCACGGTCGAGGAGCAGACGGCCAACCGCAACGTCCGCCGCCCGGACCTCGTGGTCTACCTCAACGGCCTGCCCGTGGCCGTGGCCGAACTCAAGAACGTCGCCGGGAGCAAGACCGAGCTGGCCGACGCGTGGCAGCAGTTCGAGACCTACAAAGACCAGATCCCGAGCCTGTTCGTCTACAACGTCGCGCTCGTGCTCTCGGACGGGCGGCAGGCGCACGTCGGCAGCCTGACCGCGCCGCTGCGCCGGTTCGGGCCGTGGCGCACGATGCCCGACGGGAGCGTCGCCCCCGAGGCTGCGCCCGCGCTCCGCACGCTCGTCGAGGGCTTCTTCGCGCCCGCCGCGTTCCTCGACGTAGCTCGCCACTTCCAGGTCTGGGAGACCGACCCCGACTCGGGCCGCCTCGTCAAAAAGCTCGCCGCCGACCACCAGCGCCGCGCCGTCAACCGGGCGCTCGGGGAGATCAAGACCGCCATCGCCGAAGACTCCGCCCGCGGCGGCGTGGTGTGGCACACGCAAGGCTCCGGCAAGAGCGTCTCGATGGCCTTCCTCGCCGCCAAAGCCCTCGTCACCCCATCGCTCAAGACGCCCACCGTCCTCGTCCTCACCGACCGGACGGCGCTCGACGACCAGCTCTTCGGGCAGTTCGCCGCCGTGCGCGACCTCCTCCCGGCCCCCGAGCAGGCCGAGACCCGCGAGCACCTCCGCGACTTGCTCGCCACCCGCGCCGGCGGCATCGTCTTCTCGACGCTGCAGAAGTTCGGCACCCGCAAGGACGAGGCGATGCCCGTGCTCACCGAGCGCCGCAACGTCATCGTCCTCGCCGACGAGGCCCACCGCAGCCACTACGACTTCACCGACGGCCTCGCCCGAAACCTCCGCGACGCCCTGCCCCACGCCACGTTCGTCGGCTTCACCGGCACGCCCCTCGAACTCAGCGACCGCTCCACCTCGAACGTCTTCGGCGACTACGTGGACACCTACACGATCTCCGAGGCCATCGCCGACGACGTGATCGTACCGCTCTCGTACGAGAACCGCCTCGCCACGCTCGACCTCCCCGAGGAGGCTGAGTCGTTCCTTGACGAGGGCTTCGAGGAGGTGACCGAAGACCAGGAAATCTTCGACGTGGCGCGCATCCAGCGCAAGTGGAAGCAGCTCGAAGCGGTGGTCGGGCTGCCCGCTCGGCTCCGCGTCGTGGCGAAGGACATCGTCGCGCACTACGAGCGGCGGATCGAGACGCTCGAAGGCAAGGCGATGGTCGTCGGGATGAGCCGCCGCATCTGCGCCGAGCTGTACCGCGAGATCGTCAAGCTCCGCCCGGAATGGCACTCGGACAAGGACGAGGAGGGGCAGATCAAAGTCGTCATCACCGGCTCGGCCAGCGACGAGGCGCTCATCGCGCAGCACGTCCGCTCAAAGGCGCGGCGGGCGGTCATCGAGAAGCGGTTCAAGGAACCCATCGGCGAGGTCGAGCGCCGCAACGCCGAGGCCCGGCAGCAGGCAGAAGAACTGGGTCAGCCCCCGCCCGCCCCCGAGGTCCCGCTGCGTCTCGTGATCGTGCGCGACATGTGGCTGACCGGCTTCGACGTGCCGAGCGCCCACACGCTCTACGTCGACAAGCCGATGCAGGGTCACTCGCTGATGCAGGCCATCGCCCGCGTCAACCGCGTCTTCGCCGACAAGCCCGGCGGTCTCATCGTGGACTACATCGGGCTGGCCGACCCGCTCCGCAAAGCCGTCGAGACCTACAGCCGCTACAACGACCAGCCCACCCTCCCCATCGACGAGGCGCTCGGCGCGCTCCGCACCGCCGTCGGGCGCGTGCGCGACCTCTTCCACGGGTTCGACCTCCGCGACCGCTACGTTGAAGGCGGCCAGACCGAGCGCGTCGAGGTCTACAACGAAGCCCTCGACCACCTCTTCGGGCTCGGTACCGCCACCGACGAGCGGGGACGCGAGCGCACCGGCCCCGAGCGGTACCACGACGCGATGGCGAGCCTCCGCAAGGCCGCCGGACTAGCCCTTCACCTCGAAGCCGCCCGCGACCTCCGCGACGAGATCGCCCTCTACGAGCAGCTCCAGCAGAGCGTCCGCAAGCAGAAGAAAACGGGCGGCGCAGGGGCTTCGGACAAGCGCGCTGTCGACTTCGCGCTGCGCCGCCTCGTCTCGGCCTCCGTCCACACCGACGAGGTCGTCGACCTGTTCGAGATGGCCGGGCTCGAACATCCCGACCTCTCTATTCTGTCGGATGCGTTTCTGGAGCGGGTCCGCGCCGTCCCGCACGAGAACTTGCAGCGGGAGTTGTTGGAGCGAATCGTACGCGACCAGATCCGCAGCCAGCGCCGCCAGAACGTGGTCCAGGCCGACCGGTTCTCGGAGGCCCTCAAGGCCACGCTCAACCGCTACCACAACCGCTCGCTGGAGACGGCGCAGGTCATCGCCGAGTTGATCGAGCTAGCCAAGACGATCCGCGCACTCCCCGACCGGGCGGCTGAACTGGGCCTCACGAACGACGAGCTTGCCTTCTACGACGCCCTCGCGGCTCAGGACGGCGTCACCGA